The Apis mellifera strain DH4 linkage group LG16, Amel_HAv3.1, whole genome shotgun sequence genome has a segment encoding these proteins:
- the LOC100577516 gene encoding venom acid phosphatase Acph-1, which translates to MSLNTYKANQCTLLIAAICYTRNRNFFQMTRKEFSIDLVQCLFRHGERTPRRTELPPNFTNFAMYEPWGLAQLTNEGKMTEFRIGSMLRERYNRFLGNHYYPSDVYAYSTDHDRTKTSLQLVLAGLFRPNPFQTWNQNLPWIPIPTHCMPSRVDHLFKPDSSPLYLKLLNEVRKEQKFIEKLKPYEYLFKYLNEKTGANMKTSHELYETYNQLVAQKASKLPLPEWYSDEIFIKLQDVVKIEYEIRSYTLLQKRLNGGTIIKRFIENIIINAARRNPRKIYLYSGHEVNIAAIVKALNFDEPQLPPYGCAMIFEKLRNKDGKHYVRFLYWDSEKLVTVNLPGQDDVCPFEKYLYIIKDLIPTEDESHHKWDYLTKQEIRRLFDEIYFDIKY; encoded by the exons ATGTCGTTGAATACGTATAAAGCAAATCAATGTACACTTTTAATCGCTGCAATATGCTATACAAGGAACC gtaatttctttcaaatgacAAGAAAGGAATTCAGCATAGATTTGGTGCAATGT CTATTCAGACATGGAGAACGAACACCACGTAGAACTGAATTACCGCcgaattttactaattttgcAATGTACGAACCATGGGGACTTGCTCAGTTAACAAAC gaAGGAAAAATGACAGAATTTCGAATTGGAAGCATGTTGAGAGAACGTTATAACAGATTTTTAggaaatcattattatcctTCTGACGTATATGCTTATAGTACAGATCACGATCGAACGAAAACGTCTCTTCAATTGGTATTAGCTGGTCTTTTTCGTCCGAATCCGTTTCAAACGTGGAATCAAAATTTGCCATGGATCCCGATACCGACACACTGTATGCCATCCAGAGttgatcatttatttaaacctGATTCTTCTCCATT atatttaaaacttttaaacgaAGTGAGAaaggaacaaaaatttattgaaaaactaAAGCCCTATgaatatttgttcaaatatCTTAATGAAAAGACTGGTGCCAACATGAAAACATCACATGAATTGTATGAAACGTATAACCAACTTGTAGCACAG AAAGCTTCGAAACTTCCTTTGCCAGAATGGTATAGcgacgaaatttttataaaacttcaaGATGTTGTGAAAATTGAATACGAAATTCGTTCGTACACACTTCTTCAAAAACGATTGAACGGTGGCACGATTATCAaaagatttattgaaaatattattataaacgcAGCGCGGCGAAATCCAAGAAAAATCTACTTATATAGTGGACATGAAGTAAATATCGCTGCTATTGTCAAAGCATTGAATTTCGACGAACCTCAGTTACCACCGTATGGATGTgcaatgatatttgaaaaattaagaaataaggaTGGTAAACATTATGTCagg TTCTTATACTGGGATTCAGAAAAATTAGTAACTGTTAATCTTCCGGGACAAGATGATGTTTgtccatttgaaaaatatttatatataataaaagatctaATTCCTACCGAAGATGAATCCCATCACAAATGGGATTATTTAACGAAACAAGAAATACGAAGGTTATTTGACGAGATATATTTTGACATTAAATactaa